agattgccgttgtgttttctgaaatgttgttgtgttttctgatttgccatagtgttttctgatttgctctagtgttttctgatttgccgttgagATTTGCACTTCAGCGCCACCGTATCTCCTCCTCCGTGATGAACTCCCCCTGCTGCTGCCAGCTACGCAAGGCTGAAGGTGCTCAGTTTGATGACTTGTTAGCTAGTATCAGTATCAGGATTTCTCTGATGGACACCAGCTTATGTAGCTGCTATGGAGCTTCTGTCcgtctctgctgagtctcagtttcactgtatcaaACAAGCCACACTAACTTTGACTGAGATCAGGTTTCCTGCAGTACTAttcccaaaacaaacagattgtACCATGATGGCGTGACAATAAAAAAGCTGAAAGGAAGCTAAAATAATTACACTATGCAGATTTGTCAAAAGTCTGATTCAGgatttgtcaggtctgtctgcaggatgacaaacagacaaacaggctGCTCGTCTCTGAAGCCAAATTCAAGCAGACTCGTCTTTCTAGCTAAACCTTAATCCTTAAGACTTTCAAGACTGTTATTGTAACAAGACATCACAAGGAAATCAGTTTCTTTTCCAGGTTCATTccactgaagtaagccagagcaaagcctctgtgtaactttgtattaacagtgaaactgagactcaccagaaacaggtGAACAGGCGCTCCTCTGCAGGGatgtaataaaatatgaaatgacaGTGGGTcaagatcaagcggcaacctctcgatcggcacacactgtacagggggtgaattttttcataaagcagcaatttcgaagatattaagattacgagttttccaatgagaggcacagctgacttgattgacaggcaggaacactgtagctgttggctaggaggctcaaagctcgcctcttaacctcacacaagctcgacagaagtttggttgagttccgcatttccaatatggctgccgctgaggATTGGCTTCacaacagcgcttcagaaacagataggtgacgtcgcAGAAACTACGTCCATTCTTTATATAGTGTATGGTCTAGATAGGTGAATTTCAGTTCCATCTTGTTCGGAACACAGCTGCTTCTCAAGTTGCTAAGTAGACTGTATGCAATGtacagctggtgaaaaaaaaagtcttagctGGAAGTAGTTTGATTCTAACTGCTGGCTACACTGGAGCGTCCAAAATGTTGGCTGTTGTTGCTAGTGGCTTTTTATAAACTTTTCCCTAAAGGTAAGAAAGCAGAGAACACCGTGACTCACCTGTACTGTATTCCTGCCATACTCAGCAGCTTCCTGGAGGCGACCATCTCTGGCGTGTCATGGTACTTATCACAGAGATAAACCACCTCCTTTATACCTggacaaagagaggaaacaagaacTAAGACTGAGGAGCAATGTTTGTTTATCTCTGAAGTAGAGATACTTcttcacagagagaaaaaaagatgacagGTGAAAGCAGGGGGAGTGGAATGGACAAAAAGAAAGTACATTCAGTTAATACTGTCAGATTTCCTGCAGATATTCAGAGCAGGAAACTAAAGATTTTCTGGTACTACCAGAgaaatttattttttgcctGAGTGCTGCTGAAGCTCAAGGAGCAGAATCAAAAGTCTCCTCAACATGCGTCCACAAAGGCGAGAAATAGAAACATACACCCATCAAAGAAAAATGGCTCACTGCTACGAATTCAGCTCTGCTGTTAGCTGAAGTATTTCTGCAAAGTCTCTGTGATTCATTCATTCCATCATTAAGTGTTCATTTATACAAACAAGACAACAAGAAAACCTTTtgttattcttgttttttttaaaaaggtgtttGATTGGACTATTTTTGAAGCAAAACAGACGTCAGGAGAAACATTTAACTCCAGCCTATATAGATGCGGTTCAATGTTGCCGTGTTGTATTTGAAGAGATTCAAAAAAGTTTTGAATTAATTGAGTGTAAAGACTCAtctgtatttcttttgttgcaATGTTATCTCAAAATATCCCCAAACGTGGTCCATCATATCTTTTCTATTTTCACAAGTTCTTAATGAACTCAGTTTGTTTTATCTGTATTTCATCTGTAATGTTTTATCTGCTCACTGTTCTatctttacatctttttttcttaagCAATTTGTACCCTTATTAAGTCACATATTTTTTCAATACAAGTTAGTTTTAGTACCATAATATCTGAATTGAAAAAAATGCCTTTTACTTCTCCAATTTGCAACATCTCCATTCTTGAGTTTGATCTTTGAACTGATATACTTTTATACATGACAATCTGCTATCTGTCATATTTTTATGAGCAAACTCTTTATCCAGACAACTGTGATATTATATAGATATATTGAACATAAGGAGGTTTGCAGAGTGAGTCACAAAACTTTAGACTCTTAACCATGGGACAAAAAATAGCTCACAGTCAGACCCAACTTTAGGCAAGCTTCAACTTTTTAATAATCTAAGTGTGTGCAACTTCGCTGTGGATACACACCTGCCTGGATGATTAGTTTGGCACACTCATTGCAGGGAAACAGAGCCACATACATGGTGCAGCCTTTCACATCAGCACTGTTCTTGTTCATGATGGCATTCAGCTCTGCATGGCACACTGTTGGATGGAGCaaggacacacagagacagagttatgctttacattttttacataatTACTGCAAACAGGAAAATAAGTACCTTTGAaggtcaaaataaatacatctttgGAGACAAGCAGGCGTTAAGTACAAGGAGAAAAGAATGTGAAAaagtgtggtttttttttaagagaacCATACACCTGCAACCCCACATGTGACCTGCAATCATGTTGGAGTTGCTTAAATTAATCCAAGGTCTATTTTCTTGCACCATCATTAAGAGACATTTCAATAACACTGTCAGTTATTCATTTTTGTGGCCACATGTAGAGGTTTCCATGTGTTTTTTCATGCTCAAGATTCTGTTTTTCATGAAACGATTAACAAAAATTAAAGGGAGAGATATTTAAAGGAGTATAGGGTCATATATTTTCTAAGTCACACCTGTAACTGAGCacaaggaaacacacaaatgaggACCTAAGAGCAGCTAATGAATGCAGAAAAAGATGTCCTCATTATTAATCCTCTGTCACCCTCTATGGGCCAAAGTGCAGCACTCCAGCACAGAGTGGACACACTCAAAAAGGCTCTAAAACCAAGTTATATTTGGTGCATAAATCCTCCCAAAAGTACCAAATGAACACAATGGACGGAGAAAAACATGAACCAAAGTGTTCTCAGACAGTCAGTAACACTCACCATATGGGTATTTAGTATCCAGCCGGTCTTCAGCAGAGCGGGACCACGGCAGCAGGTCATCATCACAGCCGTTTGGCATCCCATTGTAGCCAATCCCGACAATCTTATTCTCCTGGTTCACTATACAGGCCCCTACCTACACAGAAGAGAGAGGTATTGTGTGTCAGTTGTCTGTTCAGATCTCTTCTGTTTGTTGAAGATACTCTGAGGAACAAAGTATGGATGATTGACAATGCTACCGTCACCTGCAGTGTCTTCTAGTTTCACACTGATATTTAATAGCCTCTTAGTTTACATTGATAAGGctccttttttaactttattttttctccacttttcttttaattgacGGCGAAATCTGTATTGAAAATGTGTGGAGGACTAACTGAATGACTTGAAGCAAAGGGCGGGGGCTGGAGTTTAACCCTGGACCCGCTGAGTTAGTAGTGTGCTGcacttttctcctttcttttttggttttactacagtttagttttactttaaaTTCCTAAATCAGATTATGATTCTGATGTTTTACCTGGAACTCAAGTTTGAATCTGCTCATAAAAAGTccttaacacacacacctgagaacTCGGGTCTTTACTCCTCTGTGCGGACAGAAAAGCTACAGCCATGAAGTACTCGGGCCACTCCAGGTAATCCTCTCTCTTTGTGGTCGTGTtgctgcagacaaacacaaaaacacaacacagtaaAGTAAAATGAATGCTGAAAAACTTAACATGCTGACTAATGTTTGGCTCTTTTGTTGGTTGTAGGAATCACAGGGTAACTTTTGTTAAGTTACATGGCCCAGTATAACAATAAAATCACCATAAAGTGATTCTTTAATAACTGCTAAATTATGAGACAATCATATAATGATACTGGATTAACTGAAGAATACAAAATGGTACTGAAAGGTTTTTTCCAcaaaaaagttttgttttctcaAATTGTTCCATAACCCATTCatattcattgctttttccaatgtttttaaGATTAGCACTTGGTAGCAACTTCACAAAATTAACATTATGCTGTATTTAAGACACCTTGAAACTATTgattgagatttttaaaaaagttaggAAAATGTTagctgagagggaaaaaaaatcaactgaaAATGTAGGAAAATGTTCTCATAGACTTCTATCATAGACTTTTGTCAGATTTCGTATTGCCCTCTGCTGGCCCTTAGAAAAATGCATGTTGAAGGCACTTCAACCAAGGCTTCACCTTTAAGTCAAAGGATACTTCCAGTTTTATGCACTGACAACACGTTTAAACCCTGGATTGCACTTAATCTTACTGATTTAGGATAGAACTACAAAAATCTACAGTCGTTTCTGTGAGCTGCAACACAGTCAAGCTATACTGTTTAgttttaagataaaaaatatatataacaatGTCAGGCGTTGTACCTTTGTAATGCTTGTACTTCTACTAGAGTGCACACTCAGGTTTAGATCTACTTTTATTATAGAAATAGAGACTCATTTGACATTTAGCTTTTACAGCAGAAGATGGTTACAGAAAACGTGAAACATGTGACAGACAGCATGGTACACATTAAGTTCTCACCCGTTTAGAAGAGCAGGCTTCGGCTGCACAATCTCCTCCATATTCTTTCAGTTAATATACAAAGTGAGTTGGAGTTCTTGGTTTCTCTGCCTCTCCAGAGACTGTAGCTGTGCTTTCAGTCAGACACGCCGCACAACCTCAACACGAGCCCGGAAGAAATCTCCCGCGCTTTAAAATAGCTTTTCCGCCCGGATTTCTGCCTGCCAGGGAGAAAGAAATAATTATTATTCATCGTAAAAAGTTAACTCCCATTTAACTCACAACAATAATGATACAAAGTTAAAACAGAATTTCTAATACTGACTGAGTTTCTTAATGAGACGTAAAAAAAACGTCAGAAGTTAGGTTCGGCCCTGTCTGGTAAGGTTTACTCGGGGGTGAAACTGCTCCACGTGTATCCTAggttctctgtctttttttttttaaagcgcCATCTGATGTaaagcaggggcgtcaaactcatttcagttcaggggccacacacagcccaagttgatctgaagtgggccagacttgtgaaatcataacataataacctataaataacaacgacTCTATTTcccccctttgttttagtgcaaaaaagtacaagtacatctgaaaatgttcacatttaatgaaacatctctaaaaaaaaaacagctgttgtattttttgccatgatgagtctcatagtggggctgaatattttactctttaagccctgaaacttgctgagaacacaccaaacacacaggttacccattcacctgacacacagtgtgtaatgtttacagcaaaagaacagagagattataataatgaagaaggtaaagtggaCTATTATAGACCTCTcagttccagcatgaacaggttgcttgctggacagtgttgtatgcaggggtgtagtgtgttagtagttagtggatcatcttatagtgcttcataaagtctttatgaatctcaaccagattatgtAATCAGGtgtgctccatctgctctatgATTGTATCTGACCCCCAGATGACAAAATTGAAATAGCAAttaattttattgaaaaattgcagttaatgacttctctgtaatttgttcactttgcaaagtcgttctgcaggctggattggaacctctggcgggccagcTTTGGCCTGCagctgcatgtttgacacccctagTCTATGGTCTAGGGTATTTTCAATATAATCCCATTTCATAGTAAACAAATTGACAGGTTTATAGATTTTAATTGTCCTTTTTATGTGTACATTTACTGCTCATCTTTCCTTTAACCTTGCCTGTTTCTTGTTGTGTAATGCTTGCTGTATGAAAGTTTAAGTTTAAAACTCTCTATAGAATTGCGCTGATGATCTTGTTAAGCACTAATATTACTACCAAACAGCCACTTTAAACAATCTGTGAACATTTCTTTGCAAGTCATAACATCTCTACAAAGGGAAGAGATTTATACAGAACAGCTCTGAAGTTGAAATCAAAGCTTTAAGTTACTTAGTCATAAATCTAAATTATCAGAGATAACTACCTCAAAAATGTGTATATCAGTTTCATGCTGTGTATTTGGTGCCTTTGTGCCTACATAAATACAGTCCATTTATCATTAATATGAAAACAGAGAACATATTACAATTTTATTATGAAATCcaaagacagacaaacattCCTACAATCATGATTAGATGAAGAATAAATCCTTTTATGTTAAAGTGCTTGACTCATCAACCAAAGCTATTATTTCTGCACACACATTGTCATTATAATTTATTATAACAGATGTTCCTAAATGAACTTTgagaaaaataactttttaggtttctttttcaatttctcatttacaaatgtattattgtaaaaacacaaaaaagaagctGTTAAGTAAAAATAAGATCACTGTGCTGAAACTGTTAGATAAGACCAGGGAAGGATTATGTTTTAGGAGTTATTTGCTGGGTGTTGAGGGAGATTCTGCGTTCTGCAGAAGGCTGGAGGTGCTCTTCAACCTGCACAGTTCagacatacaaatacacacattcacaacatTATGTTAGAAACTCTATACCatacaaacaaaactttttttttagtgaTTTCATATTGTATATTAATTTGAAATGTTGGGTCTGTGTAATGAAATCGTGACATGTTCCCTTAAGGATATTCAAACATATGATTCTCAGGTTTGTGTTTAAAATCgtttacattcattttaaaaccaTCAAGGATCTTGAGAGGTGAGGAAGGAAAAGGCTGGTGTTGAATTCAGTATTAATTTGAACTATGACAAAGTAATGACCGGTCTccaataataaaatatgcaaaAGTTATATTAGGATGTAATAAGATGAAAATTAGCGCTCACATGTTGGTAATTCTCTCCAGCCTCTCTTTCAGATCctcctgaaaaaaacaaacacagacgatAAAGAGTGCGTCCAGCTCCTAAATGAATCATTTGCAACTGATGAAAGTCTTACTGCTAATCAGTGAAATGTAGTAAAGCGTTACATTCCAAAGCATTTAGATAACTATGAGTTTCTAATGCTGTGTAGACCAGTCACATTGTTCTGTCTGACCAATACTAAAACACTTCTGGATGCTTGAGTAGACAATGTGTTTGTTAAccgggacagacaggtgagtcATCTGCTCACCTTTGAGGCATCAGACatggcagaggaagaggaaggggaaggACACGGCGGTGGGGTGTTTAactaaaagagagagacaagtTGGTTAAGTCCAGACTCTTGTAAtgctttatttaaccagattgGAAATCTCTTGTGTGAGAGTAACAATAAACAATCAGATTCTTCATTCTTTATTCACACAGACGGCACATAGAACATTTCTCTAAAGACTAAAGGTACATTCAGGGTAACTAAGTCTGTGGATGTGCAGAAAACCTGAAAGGCTGTGAATTCCATACTTCAAGGAAAGAAAAGTAGCCTGGATTCTGCTTGAGATGTGTTTGTATATGAGGAGGTATCAATGCCTGAGCCGGGGCAGACTAACAGCAGTTACACTGGTTCACCTAAACATACTGTACCTGTGTGTCTCTCAGCTCTGCTTTAGTTTCCAGTAGTACGACTCTGCTCATCAGGTTTTCCCAGCTCTCCCTGGAAACTATCACCACGTCTCCTTCACTCTGAAATACAAGTACACAGTACGTCCTCTTTACTGCCTGCAAAGTGAAAACAATATGGGacttaaaaagtaaataacGTGAGTTGAACcttgtctgtgtctctctgtctctccaggCCCTCTAGACGTTTCTCCAGGTGCTCCAGGCTTTTCTCCAGGATTCTGACTCTGTCAAGCCCAGACTGAAGACCTTGCAGCTGATTCTCCAGAGCTGAGAGCCTTCCTTCAACCTCAGAGGACTGAGAAACAAATGagattaatatttttttttatctgtctaaATTCAACTCTCCTGTGGGGGGATCTGAGGTGGATACAAAGgtgctttaaaatgtttcaggaTAAAACTCAATCCAAGATTCTGAAATTGACTTCCAGGATTTAGAGGCAGGAGTACTCTCTGAACAGACAAATCTCTGATAAACCACTTAAAAAGACTCgatcaatctttttttaaaccagcaAGGTGTTTGGTGCTGAAGCAATTAAGTACTTTTTACAGCCACCAGATGTCGCAATTTTTGCAGAGTTTGAAGCTTCTGAGCTTTACATTTTTCTCAGTAGACGTAAAAAGAGTGTCATAAGACTTAATTCTGGACTGCTTACATGGAgaatgtcctcctcctcctcttcctcctcctcctcctcctcatctcctacTGGCTCCGTGATCCCATTTCTAGCAGaactggaggaaaatgtttctaTATGGGGGGAGTTCAGGTGAAAAGTGGAGTGATTTTCTGTGTGATTCATGACAACCGGCCGATTGGACACCTGAAACATAGAGAAACACAATGGTATCTACAGACAAATAACTTTGCTCACTGATTAAAATAGCTCATCATTCACCTGTCCACAGTCACCCCTACTCCTTCCTGCTAATAGTCATCTGCCTCTTTGGGTCTCTGTTAAAACCGTGTGTTTCCGAGCGTGGTTTGAAAGATATCATTTTCTACATTATACTTACAGTGTGTGTCTCAGCCAGCGACGGCTGTACGTCACCTCTCAACTCCTTGATTGGGGCCAGACATCTGACTCTGGGCTgtaacacacacaagcactttTTGCTTAATCACTGAAATATTTAGTCTATAATTTCAGCTAAGAGGAAATTAATAATCTTTCTCAAGTAAACcagtaaatattttaaaatgaagcaaAGCATTCTTTACGGCAGCAAAATgaagagttgaaagaaagtttGAAAGAAAGTTTGAAAGAAAGTTTGAAGTTGTCAGGGTGACAGTCACAGCACGTTCCTGTTACCTGACCTGGCTCTTCAGATATTTTATGGCGTAGCATGAAAActtaatttctgtttaaatactgtaaaaaagaaacactttgaacAGCTATAGGAAAGAGGTAACTTGTCAACTTTATATCTGTATTATCATTTACCGAAAACACTGGGTGGATATTTCTGCTATAGTTGTAGAAAGATGTGAGGGGAtaggaaaaaattgaaaaacttCATCCTCATAAAAAAAGGGACTGGATgtgtggggagagagaggaatgacatgcaccaaatcataaAGGGACTGTGATTTGATCCTACTACCAGTGCTCAAGGGCAccgcctctgtacatggggaacCCGCTCTGCCTACTGAGCTAAACTGGCGCCCCCATCCTGATTCTCTTGAACATTGACTCTTTGCTTTGCGTTGAATGTGGTTGCTAATATTGCAAGcttttggttttcttttgttttatttaaataaaacaataaatacaataaaataaataaatgatatgtttaaataaagatattaaTTAGatgttttatgtaaaaaaaaataaaaaataaaaaatatatatatatatatatatatatatataaccagGACGCCCTCTGCAACCTGCATCACAGACTGCATAAAAACGCTCATGTACATCAAGCGAAAGTAATAGAAACCTTCTTCAGctggttgtgtttttgcagcacCAGGTTAATGATGTCACAAACGACAGAGATTTTCCTCTGAGAGAAACCCCACTGCAAGAACTGCTGCTTAGTCAGCACGGGCTTATAGTGGAAGATATCCCGtagcacctacacacacacacacacacacacacacacacacacacatagagagaggaacatattaTCGCCACAGACTGTTAAATTAACGGTaagggaaataaaacacaacactcacagtgtgtttgtgtttgtgtgtgtgtgtgtgtgtgtgtgtgtgttaccttatAAAGAGTGTCTGTGAATCTGAGGTCAGTTTTGCCCATCAGCTCCAATCCTGCTGCCATCAGCTGCTCAGCAAAAGGTggagagaaggaggtgagggtgAAGCTCACTATTGGGAGGACAGCAGAGGGGTCTCCTTTGgagagtctgcaggaaaaaaaaattaaattaacataACTAAAACATATACAGTAAAATATGCAAAgttcaaaaatatattattatagtTTTAactgctttatttaaaaaaaaaaaaaaaagagagaagattTAATTGTCATTCCAAGAATAACTATACAATTTCCCTTTTTAAAAGCAAcactaaaaaaatgttcatgaataattaaataactTTGCCCAAACAAAAAACTAACATACACGTATATGTTTAACTGTAGTGTGCTGAAGTAATGTCACGTTAAAAATGTCAGTGTAACGCCCATGTTACGGTGCAAAAGGTCAGCTGAGAGTATCCAGTTAATAGAGTCACTCGTTTAACACCTATACCTGTTGTAGTCGACGTTTCCCGGGTACTTTATCGCCCGCAGGAGGGTTTCCAGTTTTCGGAGACAACCCTGGACATCTCCAGTGGACAGCATCTTTCCCTGTAAAAGTAGGACGAGCTCATCGGCtgctgatgtaaaaaaaaagatccgCTTTATTGTGAAGT
The Notolabrus celidotus isolate fNotCel1 chromosome 7, fNotCel1.pri, whole genome shotgun sequence DNA segment above includes these coding regions:
- the LOC117816652 gene encoding deoxycytidylate deaminase-like isoform X2 produces the protein MEEIVQPKPALLNGNTTTKREDYLEWPEYFMAVAFLSAQRSKDPSSQVGACIVNQENKIVGIGYNGMPNGCDDDLLPWSRSAEDRLDTKYPYVCHAELNAIMNKNSADVKGCTMYVALFPCNECAKLIIQAGIKEVVYLCDKYHDTPEMVASRKLLSMAGIQYRVFKCVLPNDYI
- the LOC117816652 gene encoding deoxycytidylate deaminase-like isoform X1, coding for MEEIVQPKPALLNGNTTTKREDYLEWPEYFMAVAFLSAQRSKDPSSQVGACIVNQENKIVGIGYNGMPNGCDDDLLPWSRSAEDRLDTKYPYVCHAELNAIMNKNSADVKGCTMYVALFPCNECAKLIIQAGIKEVVYLCDKYHDTPEMVASRKLLSMAGIQYRQFKPKRTEIVIDFNSINHPGMLSSAAK
- the cep44 gene encoding centrosomal protein of 44 kDa, translated to MLSTGDVQGCLRKLETLLRAIKYPGNVDYNRLSKGDPSAVLPIVSFTLTSFSPPFAEQLMAAGLELMGKTDLRFTDTLYKVLRDIFHYKPVLTKQQFLQWGFSQRKISVVCDIINLVLQKHNQLKKPRVRCLAPIKELRGDVQPSLAETHTVSNRPVVMNHTENHSTFHLNSPHIETFSSSSARNGITEPVGDEEEEEEEEEEEDILHSSEVEGRLSALENQLQGLQSGLDRVRILEKSLEHLEKRLEGLERQRDTDKSEGDVVIVSRESWENLMSRVVLLETKAELRDTQLNTPPPCPSPSSSSAMSDASKEDLKERLERITNMLKSTSSLLQNAESPSTPSK